The following proteins are co-located in the Frigidibacter mobilis genome:
- the hemB gene encoding porphobilinogen synthase, whose amino-acid sequence MLPVLAPFPTTRLRRMRRTAALRDLAQENTLTAKDLIWPLFITDVPGADIEVASMPGVRRLTIDGAVRAAETAAELGIPAICLFPYTDPALRTEDCEEAWNPENLSNRVIRAIKARVPEVAVMTDIALDPYNANGHDGLVRGGVIVNDETVEALVKMALAQAEAGADILGPSDMMDGRIGAMRTALEAAGHADVTILSYAAKYASAFYGPFRDAVGASDRLVGDKKTYQMNPGNSDEAIRLVARDLAEGADMVMVKPGMAYLDICHRVKQAFGVPTFAYQVSGEYAMIKGAVLNGWVKEAVIAESLLAFRRAGCDGILTYFAADVAKALKG is encoded by the coding sequence ATGCTTCCCGTCCTTGCCCCCTTCCCCACGACCCGCCTGCGCCGGATGCGCCGCACCGCCGCGCTGCGCGACCTGGCGCAGGAAAACACGCTGACGGCGAAGGATCTGATCTGGCCGCTGTTCATCACCGATGTGCCGGGGGCGGATATCGAGGTCGCCTCGATGCCCGGCGTGCGACGGCTGACCATCGACGGCGCGGTGCGCGCGGCCGAGACCGCGGCAGAGCTTGGCATTCCCGCGATCTGCCTGTTTCCCTATACCGACCCCGCGCTGCGCACCGAGGACTGCGAAGAGGCCTGGAACCCCGAGAACCTGTCCAACAGGGTGATCCGGGCGATCAAGGCCAGGGTGCCCGAGGTGGCGGTGATGACCGATATCGCGCTCGACCCCTACAACGCCAACGGCCATGACGGGCTGGTGCGCGGCGGGGTGATCGTGAATGACGAGACGGTGGAAGCGCTGGTGAAGATGGCGCTGGCCCAGGCAGAGGCGGGAGCCGATATCCTTGGGCCGTCCGACATGATGGACGGGCGCATCGGCGCGATGCGCACAGCGCTGGAGGCGGCGGGCCATGCGGATGTGACCATCCTCAGCTATGCCGCGAAATATGCCAGCGCCTTCTACGGGCCCTTCCGCGATGCGGTGGGCGCCTCGGACCGGCTGGTGGGCGACAAGAAGACCTACCAGATGAACCCCGGCAACTCGGACGAGGCGATCCGGCTGGTCGCGCGCGACCTGGCCGAGGGCGCCGACATGGTGATGGTCAAGCCAGGGATGGCCTATCTCGACATCTGCCACCGGGTGAAGCAGGCCTTTGGCGTGCCGACCTTCGCCTATCAGGTCTCGGGCGAATACGCGATGATAAAGGGCGCGGTGCTGAATGGCTGGGTCAAGGAGGCGGTGATCGCCGAAAGCCTGCTGGCGTTCCGGCGCGCAGGCTGCGACGGGATCCTGACCTATTTCGCCGCCGATGTCGCAAAGGCGCTGAAGGGCTGA
- a CDS encoding YSC84-related protein produces MSGVSGSLSRRGFVVTGAAGLALAACGNGIGGNGAQQLDARVDATRDYLRSRYPGTVELTQKSVGVLYMPLMTEAGLGFGGAFGRGALRINDVTVDYYSATQASFGLQIGAQQYAHALFFMTPDALAQFRASPGWVAGADAKYAVADNAGSLGVDTTTSLAPVIALIFGQAGLIAGASIEGTKYTRIIP; encoded by the coding sequence ATGAGCGGAGTTTCAGGGTCGCTGTCGCGGCGCGGATTTGTAGTGACGGGCGCGGCGGGGCTGGCTCTGGCCGCCTGCGGCAACGGCATCGGCGGCAATGGCGCGCAGCAGCTGGACGCGCGGGTCGACGCGACGCGCGATTACCTGCGCAGCCGCTATCCCGGCACGGTGGAACTGACGCAGAAATCGGTGGGCGTGCTCTACATGCCGCTGATGACCGAGGCGGGGCTCGGCTTCGGCGGCGCCTTCGGCCGCGGCGCGCTGCGCATCAATGACGTGACGGTGGATTACTATTCGGCGACGCAGGCCAGCTTCGGGCTGCAGATCGGCGCGCAGCAATATGCCCATGCGCTGTTCTTCATGACCCCGGACGCGCTGGCGCAATTCCGCGCCTCACCCGGCTGGGTGGCGGGGGCGGATGCCAAATATGCGGTGGCAGACAATGCCGGATCGCTGGGGGTGGACACCACTACCTCGCTGGCGCCGGTGATCGCGCTGATCTTCGGCCAGGCCGGGCTGATCGCCGGGGCGTCGATCGAGGGCACGAAATACACGCGGATCATCCCGTAA
- a CDS encoding virulence factor, producing MPDITILYWRDIPAQIIVGKGRRGVKRALPERFEQAIDRCAMKIGARDSDAYLAEWRKAEPYALEAESDEAAAEAELARISADYDDARLRVLIANDGRA from the coding sequence ATGCCCGATATCACCATCCTCTACTGGCGCGACATCCCGGCCCAGATCATCGTCGGCAAGGGCCGGCGCGGGGTGAAACGGGCGCTGCCCGAACGCTTCGAGCAGGCCATCGACCGCTGCGCCATGAAGATCGGCGCCCGCGACAGCGACGCCTATCTGGCGGAATGGCGCAAGGCCGAACCCTATGCGCTGGAGGCCGAAAGCGACGAGGCCGCCGCCGAGGCAGAACTGGCCCGGATCTCCGCAGACTATGACGACGCGCGGCTGCGCGTGCTGATCGCCAATGACGGCCGGGCCTGA